Proteins found in one bacterium genomic segment:
- a CDS encoding glutaredoxin family protein: MIKIYTTPACVFCEMAKEFLKEKKIAYKEYDISRDEKAQKEMLEKSHQLAVPVFDIDGKILINFNRVQLEEAIKKQKSKSIASTGKKRIKTKIKTKKSYGTRSDNRRRGTGRSGRRNLRRPKKT; the protein is encoded by the coding sequence ATGATTAAAATTTATACTACTCCCGCCTGCGTTTTTTGCGAGATGGCCAAGGAGTTTCTTAAAGAGAAAAAGATTGCCTATAAAGAATATGATATTAGCAGGGACGAAAAAGCTCAAAAGGAAATGCTGGAAAAATCCCATCAGTTGGCGGTGCCGGTTTTTGATATTGACGGAAAGATTTTAATAAATTTCAACCGCGTTCAATTGGAAGAGGCCATCAAAAAACAGAAATCCAAATCTATTGCCTCAACCGGGAAAAAACGAATTAAGACAAAAATAAAAACAAAAAAATCTTATGGTACACGATCTGATAATCGTCGGCGGGGGACCGGCCGGAGTGGCCGCCGGAATTTACGCCGCCCGAAAAAAACTTAA
- a CDS encoding flippase gives MFNRIKKFLFENQSLRQTVMKNAFWLNFGEIASRLIRAVVIIYAARLIGAAGYGVFSYALNLAGLFTIFSDIGVSSILTREAAKNPETRTQYLSTAFFIKLCLIAISIVMVIFLAPFFTKIKESVPLLPVIAFLLAFDSLRDFAFSFVRALEKMQVEAAVKIFTNTAIVALGFLALFISATSRSFTVGYTLGSGLGLAAVIWILRKEFGKVFSHFRKELIYPILSSAWPFALFGLLGGIMINTDMIMLGWFRPAQDLGFYAAAYKPVQLFWIFPALLASSFFPILSRLAHKDNEKFRLILEKSMAVVFLVGLPLVAGGLILGHDFIRIIFGNEYLPAIPVFQILLFTVLLVFPGTLIGNAVFCYDKQKKLIGYFFLGALGNVFFNFLLIPIWGISGAAISTIFTQIISNGFSWWKMKKVNNFYTLRHLPKIIIATILMSFFVWGLNLLGINFFINFPLSMLVYFGFLYLLKEPILIKGKEIIKGIVS, from the coding sequence ATGTTTAACCGGATTAAAAAATTTCTTTTTGAAAATCAGTCTCTTCGTCAGACGGTGATGAAAAACGCTTTCTGGCTTAATTTCGGAGAGATAGCCAGCCGCCTTATCAGGGCGGTAGTCATTATTTACGCCGCCCGGCTTATCGGCGCGGCCGGCTACGGCGTTTTTTCTTATGCTCTTAACTTAGCCGGCCTGTTTACCATCTTTTCCGATATCGGAGTCAGCAGTATCCTCACCAGGGAAGCGGCAAAAAATCCCGAAACCAGGACTCAATATCTTTCCACCGCTTTCTTCATTAAATTATGCCTGATTGCCATAAGCATTGTTATGGTGATTTTCCTGGCTCCTTTTTTCACTAAAATCAAAGAATCCGTTCCCCTTTTGCCGGTCATCGCCTTTCTTTTAGCTTTTGACAGTTTGCGGGATTTCGCTTTTTCTTTTGTCCGAGCTTTGGAAAAAATGCAGGTTGAAGCGGCAGTAAAAATTTTTACGAACACGGCGATTGTCGCTTTGGGCTTTCTGGCTCTTTTCATTTCCGCCACCAGCCGCTCTTTCACCGTCGGTTACACTTTGGGCAGCGGTTTGGGTTTGGCCGCCGTTATTTGGATATTAAGAAAAGAATTCGGAAAAGTTTTCAGCCATTTCCGCAAAGAATTGATTTACCCGATTCTTTCTTCGGCTTGGCCATTTGCCCTTTTTGGTTTATTGGGAGGCATCATGATAAACACCGACATGATAATGCTCGGCTGGTTCCGCCCGGCCCAGGATTTGGGATTTTACGCCGCCGCTTACAAACCGGTCCAGCTTTTTTGGATTTTCCCGGCGCTTTTAGCCAGCAGTTTTTTCCCGATTCTCAGCCGTCTGGCTCATAAAGATAATGAGAAGTTTCGTCTTATTCTTGAAAAATCCATGGCCGTGGTTTTTTTGGTCGGTTTGCCTTTGGTGGCCGGCGGCCTCATACTCGGCCACGATTTTATCAGAATTATTTTCGGAAACGAATATTTGCCGGCTATTCCCGTTTTTCAAATTCTTCTTTTCACCGTTCTTTTGGTTTTCCCGGGAACGTTAATCGGCAATGCCGTTTTCTGCTACGACAAACAAAAAAAATTAATTGGCTATTTTTTTCTCGGAGCCTTAGGCAATGTTTTCTTCAATTTTCTCCTAATCCCGATTTGGGGAATCAGCGGAGCGGCCATATCAACCATCTTCACTCAAATTATCAGCAACGGATTCAGTTGGTGGAAAATGAAAAAAGTGAATAATTTTTATACCCTCCGCCACTTGCCGAAAATAATCATCGCCACTATTCTAATGTCCTTTTTTGTCTGGGGTTTAAATCTTCTGGGAATAAACTTCTTTATTAATTTTCCGCTGTCAATGTTGGTTTATTTTGGATTTTTATATTTGCTCAAAGAACCCATATTAATCAAGGGCAAAGAAATAATAAAGGGAATTGTCAGTTAA
- a CDS encoding DUF192 domain-containing protein — translation MAEYLIIFLAFLIVIPAVCLFFLTEVKLEYKTAKVGINGKIFEAEIADTILKKAKGLSGRKALGENKGMIFIFTNPGKYNFWMIGMNFPLDIIWISGNKIVDISKNVQPSKSGRLTVIVSPLTKADKVLEIPAGSAEKFDIKIGDEAVIN, via the coding sequence ATGGCTGAATATCTGATAATTTTTCTGGCATTTTTAATCGTTATTCCGGCGGTTTGTTTGTTTTTTTTGACTGAAGTAAAACTTGAATACAAAACTGCGAAAGTTGGCATTAACGGAAAAATTTTTGAAGCGGAAATCGCCGACACGATACTAAAAAAAGCCAAAGGTCTTTCCGGCCGGAAAGCGCTTGGAGAAAATAAGGGAATGATTTTTATTTTTACGAATCCGGGTAAATACAATTTTTGGATGATTGGCATGAATTTTCCGCTGGATATTATTTGGATAAGCGGAAATAAAATTGTTGATATTTCAAAAAACGTTCAGCCGTCCAAAAGCGGCAGGTTAACTGTTATTGTCTCGCCTTTAACAAAAGCTGATAAAGTTTTGGAGATTCCAGCCGGTTCGGCTGAAAAATTTGATATTAAAATCGGCGACGAAGCGGTGATTAACTGA
- a CDS encoding TrmH family RNA methyltransferase: MIKIKMIIILHNIRSLHNVGSIFRTADAAGIEKIYLCGITPAPIDQFGKYRPQLTKVSLGAEKYVAWEKIDSTTKLIDKLKGDGYKIFSIEQSKKSIPYSSVLIKTKGTITRDSAPKIALVLGNEIKGLPASILKRSDKILEIPMKGKKESLNVAVAFGIVVFSLEYKAKK; encoded by the coding sequence TTGATTAAAATTAAAATGATTATTATCCTTCACAATATCCGCAGTTTGCATAATGTTGGTTCTATTTTTCGGACTGCCGATGCGGCCGGGATAGAAAAAATTTATCTTTGCGGCATTACGCCGGCGCCAATTGACCAATTCGGGAAATACCGGCCGCAATTGACCAAGGTTTCCTTAGGCGCGGAAAAATACGTGGCCTGGGAAAAAATTGACTCAACCACAAAATTGATAGATAAGTTAAAAGGGGACGGCTATAAAATTTTTAGCATTGAGCAAAGCAAAAAATCCATTCCTTACTCCAGTGTTTTAATTAAAACTAAAGGCACTATCACGCGTGATAGTGCCCCGAAGATTGCTTTGGTTTTAGGAAATGAGATTAAGGGTTTGCCCGCATCAATTTTAAAACGTTCGGATAAAATTTTGGAAATCCCGATGAAAGGCAAAAAAGAATCGCTTAACGTGGCGGTTGCTTTCGGGATAGTGGTTTTCTCCCTGGAGTATAAAGCCAAAAAATAA
- a CDS encoding lamin tail domain-containing protein: MKSLGWAGAGGGGGSNANDEWIELKNISGNSIDISGYQLLDRGEQIKIVFDKNTVIPAGGFFLLERNGDEAVSSVKADLIYSGALSNTDEGLRLFDGGCNLIDEVLANSKWPAGDNAAKKTMERNNSDLTWHTSAAIGGTPKKENSQPVVVKKQESLIDISEETEEQGEEITPRQEEQIKQQEQIQQATSSPPQAVSFKQCSFATSQSPSRQKIIINEVAWMGTANSANDEWIELKNISGAELNLSGHQLIDQGEQIKITFENGDKIPTGGFYLLERTDDNSVPNISADKIYTGGLSNTNEGLRLFDGQCNLIDEVLANPSWPAGDNVSKQTMERKNDLSWQTSANAGGTPKAVNSSGYIIIYGGGGGGVNNPPAGNLNQSTVAIQYSKILINEIQISPIENRFIELYNPNDQAVSLSGWYLQRKTQTGSDFNSFVSKNNFEGKIIEAKSYFVIFRATSTYSDVVVSGMALTEDNTLQLKNPNQEVADKVGWGSVVDFEGSGSAVNPNENQSIQRKFQNNTFIDTNNNSQDFEIQTCPSPKAQPKNCSATNQAPSAFFVYTPTNPVVGDLITFNAASSSDPDSDGTISLYQWDFGDNATSTISIATTTHNYSQAGDYQVSLIVFDNQNASSTATSTISVSSIEQPNQAPDASFSYSPQNPKVGDVITFNAASSTDDGQIISYQWDFGDNATSSATTTTTIHTYFQAGDYQVGLVVFDDQNTSSTATSTIISVGQLGEANHIVISEILFNPQGLDEGKEFIELYNPTNSEIDINDWSLRILKNGATSTDSLAKFGSKPEDITLIKRKSFLLVGFNSYISTSTPADIIRSATLPNSTSTIYLIDNQGSGIDQINYSNILENVGISEGQSLERKAFYNNQCISSQNDGEFLGNGCDTDDAIDFEIRSIPNPQNSLSFPEPRSAPAAPADFVVRYSSSTMKLIFNWQASQDYSGATSSLTYKITDISNTSSTLEVINTASTTAEISINEVGRDYQFSIQTFDKERLGSAISTASIAVPVGQLNHDNLIWANSQWSNAITQFINKGNSQTINRVCLWLQQRVDPKWGAFATGFELYSQPTDPQNGANMTGYTQITGWWGIPPEIAGEVCILLDNSITLDPGLYYFIHYAGTRYGDDNFRIYGAGSNSYENSSYDACYYIGAPAFSWQCVGDIYFHFGIAP; the protein is encoded by the coding sequence AAATGGCCGGCGGGGGATAACGCCGCTAAAAAAACAATGGAACGAAATAACAGCGATTTAACTTGGCATACCTCAGCCGCAATCGGCGGTACGCCGAAAAAAGAAAATTCCCAGCCGGTTGTTGTTAAAAAACAAGAATCGCTGATAGATATTTCAGAAGAAACAGAAGAACAGGGCGAAGAGATAACGCCTCGACAAGAAGAACAGATAAAACAACAAGAACAAATCCAACAAGCAACCAGTAGCCCGCCACAGGCAGTGAGTTTTAAACAGTGTAGTTTCGCAACTTCCCAATCTCCGTCTCGACAAAAAATTATTATCAACGAAGTGGCTTGGATGGGAACCGCTAATAGCGCCAATGACGAATGGATTGAACTGAAAAATATTTCCGGCGCCGAATTAAACCTGAGTGGACACCAATTAATTGACCAAGGCGAGCAAATCAAAATCACTTTTGAAAATGGAGATAAAATTCCGACTGGAGGATTTTATCTTTTGGAGCGTACCGATGATAATTCGGTGCCAAATATTTCAGCCGATAAAATTTATACCGGCGGGCTTTCCAATACTAATGAAGGTTTGCGGCTTTTTGACGGTCAATGTAATTTAATCGATGAGGTTTTAGCGAATCCAAGCTGGCCAGCGGGCGATAATGTTTCCAAACAGACAATGGAAAGAAAAAATGATTTGAGTTGGCAGACATCGGCTAATGCCGGCGGCACGCCAAAAGCGGTTAATAGTTCCGGTTATATTATTATTTATGGCGGCGGAGGAGGCGGAGTAAATAATCCGCCAGCCGGCAATTTAAACCAATCAACCGTCGCTATCCAATATTCAAAAATTTTAATTAATGAAATTCAAATTTCTCCAATCGAGAATAGATTTATAGAACTTTACAACCCAAACGACCAAGCTGTCAGTTTGAGTGGTTGGTACCTTCAAAGAAAAACTCAAACTGGCAGTGATTTCAATTCATTTGTTTCTAAAAATAATTTCGAAGGTAAAATAATAGAGGCTAAAAGTTATTTTGTGATTTTTCGGGCAACTTCAACTTATTCCGATGTTGTCGTTTCCGGCATGGCTTTAACGGAAGACAACACTCTTCAATTAAAAAATCCCAATCAGGAAGTAGCCGATAAAGTTGGCTGGGGAAGTGTTGTGGATTTTGAGGGATCAGGTTCAGCTGTCAATCCCAACGAAAATCAAAGCATTCAGAGAAAATTTCAAAATAATACTTTTATTGATACCAATAATAACTCTCAGGATTTTGAAATTCAAACTTGTCCGAGCCCGAAAGCCCAGCCAAAAAATTGTTCTGCGACTAATCAGGCGCCGAGCGCTTTTTTTGTTTATACTCCAACGAATCCTGTTGTTGGTGATTTAATTACTTTTAACGCCGCTTCTTCAAGCGATCCCGATTCCGATGGAACAATTTCACTTTATCAATGGGATTTTGGCGACAATGCCACTTCAACAATTTCTATCGCCACTACTACGCATAATTATTCCCAAGCTGGTGATTATCAAGTAAGCTTAATTGTTTTTGATAATCAAAACGCTTCTTCCACTGCCACTTCTACTATTTCTGTTAGTTCCATTGAGCAACCTAATCAAGCTCCTGATGCCTCTTTCAGTTATTCTCCACAAAATCCGAAGGTCGGCGATGTAATTACGTTTAATGCCGCCTCTTCAACTGATGATGGTCAAATTATTTCTTATCAGTGGGATTTTGGTGATAATGCGACTTCTTCGGCAACAACCACCACCACTATTCATACTTATTTTCAAGCCGGCGATTACCAAGTCGGTTTAGTTGTTTTTGACGACCAGAATACTTCTTCAACCGCGACTTCAACTATTATTTCTGTTGGACAATTAGGTGAAGCTAATCATATTGTTATCAGTGAAATTCTTTTTAATCCCCAAGGACTAGACGAAGGCAAAGAATTTATTGAACTTTATAATCCCACCAATAGTGAGATTGATATCAACGATTGGTCTTTAAGAATTTTAAAGAATGGTGCCACCTCAACCGATTCATTAGCTAAATTTGGTTCCAAGCCCGAAGATATTACTCTAATAAAAAGGAAAAGTTTTCTTTTGGTTGGATTTAATAGTTATATTAGTACCAGTACGCCTGCCGATATTATCCGGTCAGCCACTTTACCTAATAGCACAAGCACCATTTATTTAATTGATAATCAAGGCTCTGGAATTGATCAAATAAATTATTCCAACATTCTTGAGAATGTTGGAATATCCGAAGGGCAAAGTTTAGAGCGAAAAGCTTTCTATAATAACCAGTGTATTTCCAGCCAAAATGACGGTGAATTTTTAGGCAACGGTTGCGATACCGATGACGCTATTGATTTTGAAATTCGCTCAATTCCCAATCCTCAAAATTCTTTAAGTTTCCCTGAGCCGCGTTCCGCGCCTGCCGCTCCCGCCGACTTTGTCGTGCGATACTCTTCTTCAACAATGAAATTAATTTTCAATTGGCAGGCGTCGCAGGATTATTCCGGCGCCACTTCAAGTTTAACTTACAAAATTACCGATATTAGCAATACCAGTTCAACTTTAGAGGTAATTAATACCGCCTCAACAACGGCCGAAATTTCCATTAACGAAGTGGGCCGTGATTACCAATTTTCCATTCAGACGTTTGATAAAGAGAGATTAGGTTCGGCAATCAGCACCGCTTCCATCGCCGTTCCCGTGGGTCAACTAAATCATGATAATTTGATATGGGCTAATAGCCAATGGTCAAATGCTATAACTCAATTTATCAATAAAGGAAATTCCCAAACAATTAACCGAGTATGTCTTTGGCTCCAGCAAAGAGTTGACCCCAAATGGGGAGCGTTTGCTACTGGTTTTGAATTATATTCTCAACCGACCGACCCCCAAAATGGGGCTAATATGACCGGGTACACTCAAATTACTGGTTGGTGGGGGATTCCCCCTGAAATTGCCGGCGAGGTTTGTATTCTTTTAGACAATAGTATTACATTAGACCCTGGTTTGTATTATTTTATTCATTACGCTGGCACTCGTTACGGCGATGATAATTTTCGTATCTATGGGGCAGGTTCTAACTCTTATGAAAATAGCAGTTATGACGCTTGCTATTACATCGGCGCCCCTGCTTTTTCTTGGCAATGCGTCGGTGATATATATTTCCATTTTGGAATAGCCCCCTAA